CCAGGCGCTGGCTTTGACATGCTTTTCAAACCCCAACCGCTCCAGGAGGTAGCCTCCGAGAACCGAGACACTCATGGCCACAACAAAATACAAGGCACTAACTTTCCAACCAAAGGTCACCACAAACAAACCAATGATTACCGGGTTCAACAAAGGGCTCGCCAATAAAAACACCATCATCACGCCAAAACCTGCACGAGCTCTCAACAAGCCCTTGAGAAAGGGAATCGTCGAACATGAACAAAATGGAGTCAACGCCCCCATCAATGCTGCCAACAGATAGCCCCTGCCATGCCGACTCGCCAATACCCGCTGCACCTTCTCCGGCGTCATCCACTCCTGCGCCAAGCCCACCAAGTAGCTGATCAACAAAAATAAGACCGTCAGCTCCAGGGCGAGAAAGATAAACATCCCAAGCGCCGATTCCATCATTTCCCATGTTATATTCATCATGCTATATCGTTTTATATTTCTAGATGTGTCGAAATATATCACCCACCCCTACCCAGTCAATAGATATTTCTGGTAATATCGAAATATAAGTTTAGAATGACGGTATCATGCAGCTGGAACAAGTAGCCAAAGCCTTCAAGGAACTCGGACATCCTACCCGTCTGGCGATATTCAAGCGGGTGGTCAAAGCCGGGCGACAAGGCATGCCGGTAGGAGAAATCCAGCAGCAATTACAAGTTCCTGGATCAACGCTGTCGCATCACATTGCCGGACTGGTATCGGCAACCCTCGTCTCCCAACGACGTGAAGGCCGAACCTTGTATTGTGTCGCGGCCTACGATCAGCTTGAATCGGTCATCCACTACCTGCAGGACGAATGCTGCAGCGACGAGCCCACAACCACTGAAGCACCATGACACCACCACCCTATCGCGTTCTCTTTGTCTGTATGGGAAATATTTGCCGATCCCCTGCTGGTGAGAATATTTTTCGCCACCAAGTTCAGCAGGCCGGTCTGGAGGACTCCATCCTGATCGACTCGGCGGGAACCATTGATTATCATGTTGGCCATCAACCGGACCGTCGTATGTGTCAGACATTGAAAAGCCGGGGGATCGCCAGCGAGGGATCAGCCCGACACTTCACCGCTCAGGATTTCATCGATTTCGATCTCATTCTGACAATGGACGAAGAGAACTATCACAACGTCACCAAACTTGACCCGGAAGGCAAGTTTCGAGACAAGGTCAAGCGCTTCACCTCATTCTGCCGGCAGGAAGAACACCGCATCAAAGAAGTCCCGGACCCCTATTATGGAGGAAACGAGGGCTTTGAATTTGTTGCTGACATCCTTGAAGATGGCAGCCGAGCCCTGCTCGAATACGTCCGGAATCAGGGATAGGGTCCTCTAGCTCAACAAAGCCAGAATAACGCAAAAAACGATGGGGTAAATCCAGCGGAAAATGCCATTTAGTTTTAACCCCATCTCAGGACGCCCCCGAGCCGAAACCCGGGCAACGGTCACCACCCCGATCAAGCCCAACAAAACCATCACGGTTGCGCCGAGCAACAACATGTCCATTTTCGTCAGATAAGATAAGCGGGGCAGTTCCCGACCAACCACAAAGCGGTGGGCGATCAAGGTGAGCATGGAGGTGACAGAGATACTGATACGCGGGTTGATCGCCTCGGGTGGCATCCAAAAAACCATCCATGCCATACACACGATGATGATGGCGGAAACAAGAATGGTCGCGACGTAATAGTTGACATGCCGGTCGGCATCAAAGCCGAGCCGAACTCCTGCAACATCTCCAAGCCTGGGAATCTCGTAGGGATCCAGTAAAACCCGAACATCCCCGATTTCCCAGTCTGAGATCGTCAAACGCTCAGGCCTCCCGGTAAATTTCTCATTCACGACAAAAACCACCTCATCGGGAGAGTATCCTTGAGAGACGATTTGCACCCCGAGCGATTGTTCATCCAGAGGGAAATTACGCAAATCCATCCGGGTAGTAAAATCTCCCGTAATCCGCTGCCGGTGCAATACCGTGCCATCCTGAGAAACTTCGGCAAGTTTGGGCAGCAGCGTTTTGACGTCCCGGTAATTCGCAATGCCTAAACGAGGATGCCAAATATCATCAAATGACATCTTCCTCACCTTCGGTGCCGAAGCATCCGCCAGGCGGGGGTCATTCCACTCAATCCGGACCGCAATGTCCGCATTAAACATCTGCTCAGCTCCGTCGATCTTGATGAGATCGATCATGTAAGCCCCCACCTTTACCTCAACGGACTCCGCAGGAGCTTTCATATTGAGATCTTCCGCCATGGCCATCGACGACAGCCAGAGAGCGAGGACGCTAACGACCATGCCGATGGGACATCGCAGACGCTGGTTCGATCCAGTTAGTTTAGAATCATTCATAGAGTATCAACAAGTAGGAACTCACTCTCAGGCCGCCTTCAGGCAAGGTCAAGTCAGGATTTGGTATCCTTCCAGTTACGGCGTTTCAACCCACTTCCTCGTCAAGGCAAATGCAAAGATCGACACCGCAAAGGAAACGACCAACACCATGGCCAGCACCCCAAAATACTGTCCAAAAAATAGCTCCAACCATCGTGTGGAACTCGGCTTAAACGAATACGGATACTTGGCATAACACAAGTGATCCGGATCAAAACCGGTCTTACCCCAGGTCATATTTTTCCGATCCCCGAAAAGTTCACTCCCATCATCAGCCAGAGCCTCATGATCATCATTCAAAGCATACTGCTTCACTGAGCCGTCAATACTCAAAACCATCGCCCGGCCACGATACACATCGGTATTGAACTTATAGCCATCGCCATACATTGAAGCTAACAAAAGAGGCGTGGACGGGTCATAACTGGAAGTGTCCATATTTTTGACATAGGCAAACCCACACTCGCCGGCTTCGATTGCCCGATCCATGCTTGAGACATCACCATCAGGTTGACGCTGATCCCTACTCCCTCCTCTGGCATAAAAGTTTTCCTCGGAGGTGATGTTGCCATTCTCAAAGAGCTGTTTGAAATAGTCGTTGGAATATTCACCTCTGTGCTGGGGGTAGCCATCCTCCATCTCAGCAGCTTGATCTCCAGGAAAAAAACCATAATCCTGATCAAATTCAAACAAGGCAAGGTGAAGTTGTTTCGAATTGTGGGCTGCGGTTGCCAGGCCCGATTTTCTCATACTCCTTACAACCATTGGCCCCATCAAAAACGCCACCACGACATTCACCATCAAAAAGACTCCAAGCGCAAACATCCAGCGAGCTGTCTTTTTTCGAAAGCCTCTGCGGGGAACATCATCTCGAGCTTTCATACTATCTTGTGAACTAACACAACAATAACATCGCTCCAAGACGATTCCATCACACTTCGAAGTCTCCGAAATCACTCGAATATTTTATTCTGCAAATCGAGTCCCTCCCCCCTCATTGACAACTACTCCTGTAAGCCAAAATCGCAGGAGGAATGGAAATAAACAACATAAGTATGATCAAGCCAGCATCAGTGAATAAAAAACGTTTTATCCACTTTGATATGCTTGGCTTGTAGGCGTAGGGATACTTGGCATAACAAAGATGATCCGGATTGAAGTCTGTATTTGGGCCGAACAAATTATTTTTTTCTGAAGCGACCACTTCATAATTATCATCCAGAGCATAATGTTTCACCGAACCATCGATTCTAATCGTCATCGCTTTCCTGCTATACACGTCGGTATTGAATTTATAGCCATCACCATACATAGCAGCCAATAAGAGGGGCGTAGAGCGATCATGTGAAGTATTCATGTTTTTGACATAGGCAAAACCACATTCACCAGCTTGAAGCGTTCGATCCAAGGTGGAAACATCCCCATCAGGTTGATACTGGCCCTTGCTCCCCCCCCTAGCATAAAAATTTTCTTCCAATGTGACATTTCCATTCACAAAAAGCTGCTTCAGGTAATCATTCGAGTAATCGCCTACACATTCGCTAAATTTCTCATCCATCTCTGCAGTTTGATCTCCAGGAAAAAATCCATAATCCTGGTCGAACTCAAACAAGGCAAGATGCAGTTGCTTGGCATTGTGCGTCGCTGTCGCAAGGTCAACCTTCCAGCGTAGATTGCCTCCGAAAAAACCATAAACGATGGGTATAACAACAAACCCAACCACGACATTCACCATCAAAAAGACGGTCAGCACAGGGACCCAGCAAGCCATTTTTTTGCGAAAACCTGTTCGCGGCATCTGATGATCAGCACTCATACTGAGCGGTAAATTGACATAAACCTGCGATCCCTCCAAGGGCATAATCGCAGGTTGCGAACCTCTCTATCAATTTTCCGAGGAACGGGCCTTCACCTCGATCACGCCCTGGGAGTTTTTACTAGAGTCGGTTGAGCACACAATGTGCAACTCTCCCTTGCTCACCGGCTGATCCAGTCGGATGAGATAGGTGTTATTTTTCGATTGGTGCCCGGTGCTTCCACGGTGACGGTCTTCGACCACAAGTGCCCCCCCCTGGTACAAGGAAACCGAATCAATACTCAAGGCGGACTTCCCCCGCTTGTATTGTAGTTTGACTTCATAGGTCCCCGGCTGCTTGAAGCGATCGCCGACATCAATTTTCCAAGTCACAGGCGTATCACTGCAATGTCTGGAATCCCAGCCATAGTCGAGCGAAACGGGTCCGGCAAAGCGTTTGGCCAAACGATAGCTAGCCTTACCCATCGGGCTCTCTTTGTCCAATGCGTAAGCGGCCATCAACTCTCTTTCCATCTCGGGCAAGTGGTTCCCCCAGCGGCGGTAGACATTGCCTTTGGCCGCCAAAATCCACTGCTTTTGTTCCGCGCTCAACTTAGAGATCTGTGCCTGTTCGTCGAGCCATTGCAGTGCTTCTTCATATTTCTTTTCGCCGATCAATTGATTGGCTCGGCCCATTGTTTTCCGCCCATTCAATTCAAGTATTTTAATCAAACCCGATTGATCATTGGGGTCCGCTTCACGCATGAGTTTCAGCAATTCCGCACGCATTCCCGTGCCAGTTTGAATGGCATCATAGAGTGATTCCGCTTTCTCGATCCCTTGCTGGCTAGAGGCTTGCGCAATCAGAGCATCACGCTGGGCCCGCTGCTGAATCCCCTTCTCGATCAAGCCAAGCGCCTGGGATGCCATCAAAGGGAAGTCCGAACCACACCACTGGGCAATCATCCTTCCCTCCGGATCATAAAGCGCCAGCACCGGGTATGACCTGAATTTCAGTTTCAGCCCCTTGATGCTCTCATTGAATGCCTTTTTCTCATCCTCATCCAGACCTTCACGATAATCCACGCGGCAGCTAATCACAGCATCAGCCA
This genomic stretch from Oceaniferula marina harbors:
- a CDS encoding permease → MMNITWEMMESALGMFIFLALELTVLFLLISYLVGLAQEWMTPEKVQRVLASRHGRGYLLAALMGALTPFCSCSTIPFLKGLLRARAGFGVMMVFLLASPLLNPVIIGLFVVTFGWKVSALYFVVAMSVSVLGGYLLERLGFEKHVKASAWMDGGGGTCCVFGESVSRWRKAWVSTWSDFKSVLPYLMVGVSLGALIYGFLPSEWIASVAGDHNPWAVPVAAVIGIPLYIRAEAVIPLSVALVAKGMSLGPVMALIIGSAGASLTEVILLKALFKTPLIVAFLVVILSMAMGAGYLYMLLF
- a CDS encoding ArsR/SmtB family transcription factor encodes the protein MQLEQVAKAFKELGHPTRLAIFKRVVKAGRQGMPVGEIQQQLQVPGSTLSHHIAGLVSATLVSQRREGRTLYCVAAYDQLESVIHYLQDECCSDEPTTTEAP
- a CDS encoding low molecular weight protein-tyrosine-phosphatase — translated: MTPPPYRVLFVCMGNICRSPAGENIFRHQVQQAGLEDSILIDSAGTIDYHVGHQPDRRMCQTLKSRGIASEGSARHFTAQDFIDFDLILTMDEENYHNVTKLDPEGKFRDKVKRFTSFCRQEEHRIKEVPDPYYGGNEGFEFVADILEDGSRALLEYVRNQG
- a CDS encoding thioredoxin family protein; protein product: MPISLSAAPTSADNWPEALKLAKQQKKDIVLFVHGSNWNRLGEKFKTKIWDQTDFKSELADAVISCRVDYREGLDEDEKKAFNESIKGLKLKFRSYPVLALYDPEGRMIAQWCGSDFPLMASQALGLIEKGIQQRAQRDALIAQASSQQGIEKAESLYDAIQTGTGMRAELLKLMREADPNDQSGLIKILELNGRKTMGRANQLIGEKKYEEALQWLDEQAQISKLSAEQKQWILAAKGNVYRRWGNHLPEMERELMAAYALDKESPMGKASYRLAKRFAGPVSLDYGWDSRHCSDTPVTWKIDVGDRFKQPGTYEVKLQYKRGKSALSIDSVSLYQGGALVVEDRHRGSTGHQSKNNTYLIRLDQPVSKGELHIVCSTDSSKNSQGVIEVKARSSEN